Proteins encoded together in one Nocardioides marinisabuli window:
- a CDS encoding GNAT family N-acetyltransferase, producing MSATGAARAPEPWSGPGVVLRAFEWSDEADLAEAFTDPAVATWNPGPAEGALAFMRERNDWSAGTHASWAVTETAAGPAGSGRLLGSVSLHKIDRDQGDAEVGYWVAPWARGRRLGAAAAAAAAAYGFERLGLHRVYLFHAVENPASCAVARRAGFLLEGTLRQSFRYPDGRHHDEHLHARLVTDR from the coding sequence GTGAGCGCGACCGGGGCGGCCCGCGCCCCCGAGCCGTGGTCGGGGCCGGGCGTGGTGCTGCGGGCCTTCGAGTGGAGCGACGAGGCGGACCTGGCCGAGGCGTTCACCGACCCCGCGGTCGCGACCTGGAACCCCGGCCCCGCCGAGGGGGCGCTGGCGTTCATGCGCGAGCGCAACGACTGGAGCGCCGGCACGCACGCCTCGTGGGCGGTCACCGAGACCGCCGCCGGGCCGGCCGGGTCGGGGCGGCTGCTGGGCTCGGTCTCGCTGCACAAGATCGACCGCGACCAGGGCGACGCCGAGGTCGGCTACTGGGTCGCACCCTGGGCGCGCGGACGCCGGCTCGGGGCGGCGGCCGCCGCGGCAGCGGCGGCGTACGGCTTCGAGCGGCTGGGCCTGCACCGCGTCTACCTGTTCCACGCGGTGGAGAACCCGGCCTCGTGCGCGGTGGCCCGGCGGGCGGGCTTCCTGCTCGAGGGCACGCTGCGCCAGTCGTTCCGCTACCCCGACGGGCGCCACCACGACGAGCACCTGCACGCCCGGCTGGTCACCGACCGCTAG
- a CDS encoding IS481 family transposase — protein sequence MTHANATLTPAGRLRLAQLVVDHDWTYARAAERFSVSITTARRWALRYRESGRAGMVDRSSRPHRCPNQLPRRTERRIVSLRVTRRWGPARIAYHLGQNPSTVHQVLRRYGCPRLKWTDPATGTRIKTSSRDKRRYEHAAPGDLVHVDIKKLGKIPDGGGWRVHGRGSAQDRSAGATRDRAARSGATPSRGYVYLHHAVDDHSRLAYSEILTDERKETAAGFWQRARAYFAEHGIAVSAVLTDNGSCYRSRLWAATLGQDVKHRRTRPYRPQTNGKVERFNRTLLEEWAYACAYTSEADRASAYPEWLHHYNHHRGHTSLKGKSPIDRVPNLPGQNS from the coding sequence ATGACCCACGCTAACGCCACCCTCACCCCAGCCGGGCGACTGCGTCTGGCCCAGCTCGTCGTCGACCACGACTGGACCTACGCCCGTGCCGCCGAACGGTTCTCCGTCAGCATCACCACCGCCCGCCGCTGGGCCCTGCGTTACCGCGAATCCGGCAGGGCCGGCATGGTCGACCGGTCCTCACGACCGCACCGCTGCCCAAACCAGCTGCCCCGACGAACCGAGCGTCGGATCGTGAGCCTGCGAGTCACCCGGCGCTGGGGACCGGCCCGGATCGCCTACCACCTCGGGCAGAACCCCTCGACCGTCCACCAGGTCCTGCGCCGCTACGGCTGCCCACGGCTGAAGTGGACCGACCCCGCCACCGGCACCCGGATCAAGACCTCCTCGCGGGACAAGCGACGCTACGAGCACGCCGCACCGGGCGATCTGGTCCACGTCGACATCAAGAAGCTCGGCAAGATCCCCGACGGCGGCGGCTGGCGCGTCCACGGCCGCGGATCAGCCCAAGACCGCAGCGCCGGCGCCACACGCGACCGGGCCGCCCGCTCCGGTGCCACACCCTCGCGCGGCTACGTCTACCTCCACCACGCCGTAGACGACCACTCCCGGCTGGCCTACTCCGAGATCCTCACCGACGAACGCAAGGAGACCGCCGCAGGGTTCTGGCAACGCGCCCGCGCCTACTTCGCCGAGCACGGCATCGCGGTCAGCGCCGTCTTGACCGACAACGGCTCCTGCTACCGATCACGGCTCTGGGCCGCGACCCTGGGCCAGGACGTCAAACACCGCCGCACCCGCCCCTACCGGCCCCAGACCAACGGCAAGGTCGAACGCTTCAACCGCACCCTGCTCGAGGAATGGGCCTACGCCTGCGCCTACACCTCAGAAGCCGACCGCGCGTCCGCCTACCCGGAGTGGCTCCATCACTACAATCACCACCGCGGCCACACCAGCCTCAAAGGCAAGTCACCCA
- a CDS encoding ABC transporter permease, translating to MSATTAPVPGTPGMIDISSTPRVPLGRLVSVELRKSLDTRAGRWFTGSIVALCLAIVLIFALIADGVGLTYGDFLLVSGSVLGYFLPILVILMVTSEWSQRTGLVTFTLEPHRPRVVAAKFLAALVLGAGLIVLAAVVAALGVLVAGADWSVETGLLVNGFVVANLIGILLGFAIAMLLMNTPAAIVAYFIYTLVLPIAVGILGAFQEWFADLAPWIEFNTAQATLFEGDYVPTGEETAQLVTSGLIWLVLPLVLGLLRLLRAEPK from the coding sequence ATGAGCGCCACCACCGCACCCGTCCCCGGCACCCCCGGCATGATCGACATCAGCTCCACCCCGCGGGTCCCGCTCGGCCGCCTGGTCTCGGTCGAGCTGCGCAAGAGCCTCGACACCCGTGCGGGGCGCTGGTTCACCGGCTCGATCGTGGCGCTGTGCCTGGCGATCGTGCTGATCTTCGCGCTGATCGCCGACGGGGTCGGCCTGACGTACGGCGACTTCCTGCTCGTCTCGGGCAGCGTGCTGGGCTACTTCCTGCCGATCCTCGTCATCTTGATGGTCACCAGCGAGTGGAGCCAGCGCACCGGCCTGGTGACCTTCACCCTCGAGCCGCACCGTCCGCGCGTGGTGGCCGCGAAGTTCCTGGCCGCGCTGGTGCTGGGCGCGGGCCTGATCGTGCTCGCCGCCGTGGTCGCGGCCCTCGGCGTGCTGGTCGCGGGCGCCGACTGGAGCGTCGAGACCGGTCTGCTGGTCAACGGCTTCGTGGTCGCCAACCTGATCGGCATCCTGCTCGGCTTCGCGATCGCGATGCTGCTGATGAACACCCCGGCCGCGATCGTCGCCTACTTCATCTACACGCTGGTGCTGCCCATCGCCGTGGGCATCCTCGGCGCGTTCCAGGAGTGGTTCGCCGACCTCGCGCCGTGGATCGAGTTCAACACCGCGCAGGCCACCCTCTTCGAGGGCGACTACGTGCCCACCGGCGAGGAGACCGCCCAGCTCGTCACCTCCGGGCTGATCTGGCTGGTGCTGCCGCTGGTGCTGGGCCTGCTGCGCCTGCTGCGCGCCGAGCCGAAGTAA
- a CDS encoding MBL fold metallo-hydrolase: protein MSTRPSSPPSPRPSVRLTVVGCSGSYPGPDSPASCYLLEAEHDDGSGPRTWRVVLDLGNGALGALQRYADPLAIDAVLLSHLHADHCLDMCGYHVLRRYHPSGPQPLLPVHGPADTADRLARGYDLEVDPGMREEFDFRVWGEPVRIGPFHVRAVPVDHPVDAFGLRITVGDVTIGYSGDTAPCAGLDEVADGVDLLLAEASFRAGDDNPPHIHLTGTDCGDVARRAGVGRLVLTHVPPWFDPADALAEATAVFDGPTVLATPGAVYEL from the coding sequence GTGAGCACCCGGCCCAGCAGCCCGCCCAGCCCTCGCCCCAGCGTGCGCCTGACCGTCGTGGGCTGCTCGGGCTCCTACCCCGGCCCCGACTCGCCCGCCTCGTGCTACCTGCTCGAGGCCGAGCACGACGACGGCAGCGGCCCGCGCACCTGGCGGGTCGTCCTCGACCTCGGCAACGGCGCCCTGGGGGCGCTGCAGCGCTACGCCGACCCGCTGGCCATCGACGCGGTGCTGCTGAGCCACCTGCACGCCGACCACTGCCTGGACATGTGCGGCTACCACGTGCTGCGCCGCTACCACCCGAGCGGCCCGCAGCCCCTGCTCCCGGTCCACGGGCCCGCCGACACCGCCGACCGCCTGGCGCGCGGCTACGACCTCGAGGTCGACCCCGGCATGCGCGAGGAGTTCGACTTCCGGGTCTGGGGCGAGCCGGTGCGGATCGGGCCCTTCCACGTGCGCGCGGTCCCGGTCGACCACCCCGTCGACGCCTTCGGGCTGCGGATCACCGTCGGCGACGTCACCATCGGCTACTCCGGCGACACCGCCCCCTGCGCTGGCCTCGACGAGGTGGCCGACGGTGTCGACCTGCTGCTCGCCGAGGCGTCGTTCCGCGCCGGCGACGACAACCCGCCCCACATCCACCTGACCGGCACCGACTGCGGCGACGTCGCCCGGCGTGCCGGCGTCGGACGCCTGGTGCTCACCCACGTGCCGCCCTGGTTCGACCCCGCCGACGCCCTCGCCGAGGCCACCGCCGTCTTCGACGGCCCCACCGTCCTGGCCACCCCCGGGGCGGTCTACGAGCTCTGA
- the murI gene encoding glutamate racemase, with the protein MPPESAPPSKDAPIGIFDSGFGGLTVARSVIDQLPHESVVYLGDTARQPYGPRPIGQVREYALECLDHLVETGVKALVIACNSASAAMLRDARERYDVPVVEVIYPATRRAVAASRNGRIGVICTRATAESMAYDDAFAAAPHLELSTRACPRFVDFVEAGVTAGDELLEAAHEYLDPLSEAGVDTLILGCTHYPLLTGIISYVMGDGVTLVSSAEECAKDVFKMLVVNDLLREGGEPRHTFLTTGEPEEFAAVGRRFLGPEMAAATSLAGSLA; encoded by the coding sequence GTGCCGCCAGAGTCCGCCCCGCCGTCGAAGGACGCCCCGATCGGGATCTTCGACTCCGGGTTCGGCGGGCTGACCGTGGCCCGCTCGGTGATCGACCAGCTGCCCCACGAGTCGGTGGTCTACCTCGGCGACACCGCTCGCCAGCCCTACGGCCCCCGGCCGATCGGGCAGGTGCGGGAGTACGCGCTGGAGTGCCTGGACCACCTCGTCGAGACCGGGGTCAAGGCCCTGGTCATCGCCTGCAACTCCGCCAGCGCCGCGATGCTGCGCGACGCCCGCGAGCGCTACGACGTGCCGGTGGTCGAGGTGATCTACCCCGCGACCCGCCGGGCGGTGGCGGCCAGCCGCAACGGGCGCATCGGCGTGATCTGCACCCGCGCGACCGCCGAGTCGATGGCCTACGACGACGCGTTCGCCGCCGCCCCGCACCTCGAGCTCAGCACCCGGGCCTGCCCCCGCTTCGTCGACTTCGTGGAGGCCGGCGTCACCGCGGGCGACGAGCTGCTGGAGGCCGCGCACGAGTACCTCGACCCGCTCAGCGAGGCCGGCGTCGACACCCTGATCCTGGGGTGCACCCACTACCCGCTGCTGACCGGCATCATCTCCTACGTGATGGGCGACGGCGTGACCCTCGTGAGCTCGGCGGAGGAGTGCGCCAAGGACGTCTTCAAGATGCTCGTGGTCAACGACCTGCTGCGCGAGGGCGGCGAGCCGCGCCACACCTTCCTGACCACCGGGGAGCCGGAGGAGTTCGCGGCCGTCGGGCGGCGCTTCCTGGGCCCCGAGATGGCCGCGGCCACCAGCCTCGCCGGGAGCCTGGCGTGA
- the rph gene encoding ribonuclease PH — MTAREDGRADDELRPITITRHWLDHAAGSVLVEFGRTKVLCAASASEGVPRWRKGSGLGWVTAEYAMLPASTNTRSDRESVKGRIGGRTHEISRLIGRSLRAVVDYEALGENTIQLDCDVLQADGGTRTAAITGAYVALADAVSHLRSTGALKGEPLTGSVAAVSVGIIDGTPRLDLPYVEDVRAETDMNVVMTGAGSFVEVQGTAEGAAFDRAELDALLDLAAQGCVDLTRLQQEALAR; from the coding sequence ATGACTGCACGCGAGGACGGCCGCGCCGACGACGAGCTCCGCCCGATCACGATCACCCGCCACTGGCTCGACCACGCCGCCGGGTCGGTGCTGGTCGAGTTCGGCCGCACCAAGGTGCTGTGCGCCGCCTCGGCCTCCGAGGGCGTGCCGCGCTGGCGCAAGGGCTCGGGCCTGGGGTGGGTGACCGCGGAGTACGCCATGCTCCCGGCCTCGACCAACACCCGCTCCGACCGCGAGTCGGTCAAGGGCCGCATCGGCGGACGCACCCACGAGATCAGCCGGCTCATCGGGCGCTCGCTGCGCGCGGTCGTCGACTACGAGGCGCTCGGCGAGAACACCATCCAGCTCGACTGCGACGTGCTGCAGGCCGACGGCGGCACCCGCACCGCCGCGATCACCGGCGCCTACGTCGCCCTGGCCGACGCCGTGTCCCACCTGCGCTCGACCGGCGCGCTCAAGGGCGAGCCGCTGACCGGGTCGGTCGCCGCCGTCTCGGTCGGCATCATCGACGGCACCCCGCGCCTGGACCTGCCCTACGTCGAGGACGTGCGCGCCGAGACCGACATGAACGTCGTGATGACCGGCGCCGGCTCGTTCGTCGAGGTGCAGGGCACCGCCGAGGGGGCGGCCTTCGACCGCGCCGAGCTCGACGCCCTGCTCGACCTGGCGGCCCAGGGCTGCGTCGACCTGACCCGCCTGCAGCAGGAGGCGCTGGCTCGATGA
- a CDS encoding 1-acyl-sn-glycerol-3-phosphate acyltransferase, translated as MGWRTVGEVPRKGVLVGAPHTSNWDWVLTLLLAWDSRVTIRLLVKKEFFKGPIGWVLRATGAVPLDRSNPGATIRELIADAETDETFLLGIAAEGTRSKGEYWKSGFYRISQQTGLPITLAFVDKPTRRVGWGPTFPLSGDVSADMDRIRAFFADKTGLKPDQATEPRLKEEGPA; from the coding sequence GTGGGCTGGCGCACCGTGGGGGAGGTGCCGCGCAAGGGCGTCCTCGTCGGCGCCCCGCACACCTCGAACTGGGACTGGGTGCTGACGCTGCTGCTGGCCTGGGACAGCCGGGTGACGATCCGGCTGCTGGTGAAGAAGGAGTTCTTCAAGGGCCCGATCGGCTGGGTGCTGCGCGCGACCGGCGCGGTGCCGCTCGACCGGTCGAACCCGGGTGCGACGATCCGTGAGCTGATCGCCGACGCCGAGACCGACGAGACCTTCCTGCTCGGCATCGCCGCCGAGGGCACCCGCAGCAAGGGCGAGTACTGGAAGTCGGGCTTCTACCGGATCTCCCAGCAGACCGGCCTGCCGATCACGCTGGCCTTCGTCGACAAGCCCACCCGCCGCGTGGGCTGGGGCCCGACGTTCCCGCTCAGCGGCGACGTGTCCGCCGACATGGATCGGATCCGCGCGTTCTTCGCCGACAAGACCGGCCTCAAGCCCGACCAGGCCACCGAGCCCCGCCTCAAGGAGGAGGGCCCCGCCTGA
- the rdgB gene encoding RdgB/HAM1 family non-canonical purine NTP pyrophosphatase — MSAGRQRVHLASRNAKKIAEMQRILREHAPDLEVVGLDDVAAYDEPVEDQPTFVGNALLKARAGHEATGLPTLADDSGLCVDALNGMPGVLSARWAGPGKDDAANNALLLAQLADVPEVRRGAHFACAVAYVDGPGEAGQLVVEGRMDGTVIDELRGEGGFGYDALFVADEHSEPERTSAELDPAEKDRVSHRGRALREIAPLVARRLA; from the coding sequence ATGAGCGCCGGCCGGCAGCGGGTCCACCTCGCCTCGCGCAACGCCAAGAAGATCGCCGAGATGCAGCGCATCCTGCGCGAGCACGCGCCCGACCTCGAGGTCGTCGGCCTCGACGACGTGGCGGCGTACGACGAGCCGGTCGAGGACCAGCCCACCTTCGTCGGCAACGCGCTGCTCAAGGCCCGGGCCGGCCACGAGGCCACCGGTCTGCCGACGCTGGCCGACGACTCGGGGCTGTGCGTCGACGCCCTCAACGGCATGCCGGGCGTGCTCTCGGCGCGCTGGGCCGGGCCGGGCAAGGACGACGCGGCCAACAACGCGCTGCTGCTCGCCCAGCTCGCCGACGTGCCGGAGGTGCGCCGCGGCGCCCACTTCGCCTGCGCCGTGGCGTACGTCGACGGGCCGGGGGAGGCCGGCCAGCTCGTGGTGGAGGGCCGGATGGACGGCACCGTCATCGACGAGCTGCGCGGCGAGGGCGGCTTCGGCTACGACGCGCTGTTCGTGGCCGACGAGCACAGCGAGCCCGAGCGCACCAGCGCCGAGCTCGACCCGGCCGAGAAGGACCGGGTCTCCCACCGGGGTCGCGCGCTGCGCGAGATCGCCCCGCTCGTCGCGCGTCGTCTCGCCTGA
- a CDS encoding alkaline phosphatase family protein: MLVRRLVAPALAVLLAVAPAAACSRSDPAPRVVPAPSSAEIPEPRVLAISVDGLRPDVVERLGPEGTPTLHRLLAEGAGTLNARTARQRTETLPDHTTQLTGRRVDAARGGHGVTWNEHRPGSTVRRAAGGPVRSVLSEVHRGGGEVALFVAKQKLTLFQRSWPRAVDRFVLEADPPRLVRRAGRDLARQDRAFTFVHLPDPDAAGHTHGFGSTAYDDAVREADRLVGRLLARVESEPRLASSVRVVLTSDHGGTGLRHDDARRAVNYTVPFVVWGPGVAAGDLYDLNPDYRDPGDGRPGYGRARQPVRNGDLANLSLDLLGLGPVPGSQMNDEQDLDVAAS, encoded by the coding sequence GTGCTCGTACGCCGCCTCGTCGCGCCCGCCCTGGCCGTCCTGCTCGCCGTCGCCCCGGCCGCCGCCTGCTCCCGCTCGGACCCCGCGCCGCGCGTCGTCCCGGCCCCGTCGAGCGCCGAGATCCCCGAGCCGCGGGTGCTGGCGATCTCGGTCGACGGGCTGCGCCCCGACGTGGTCGAGCGGCTGGGCCCCGAGGGCACCCCGACCCTGCACCGGCTGCTCGCCGAGGGCGCGGGCACCCTCAACGCCCGCACCGCCCGCCAGCGCACCGAGACGCTGCCCGACCACACCACGCAGCTGACCGGGCGCCGGGTCGACGCCGCGCGCGGCGGCCACGGCGTGACCTGGAACGAGCACCGCCCCGGCAGCACCGTGCGGCGCGCCGCCGGGGGCCCGGTGCGCTCGGTCCTCAGCGAGGTGCACCGCGGCGGCGGCGAGGTGGCGCTCTTCGTCGCCAAGCAGAAGCTCACCCTCTTCCAGCGCTCCTGGCCGCGCGCCGTCGACCGGTTCGTGCTCGAGGCCGACCCGCCCAGGCTGGTGCGCCGGGCCGGGCGCGACCTCGCGCGCCAGGACCGGGCGTTCACGTTCGTGCACCTGCCCGACCCCGACGCCGCCGGGCACACCCACGGCTTCGGGTCGACGGCGTACGACGACGCGGTGCGCGAGGCCGACCGGCTGGTGGGCCGGCTGCTGGCCCGGGTGGAGTCGGAGCCGCGGCTGGCGAGCAGCGTGCGGGTGGTGCTGACCTCCGACCACGGCGGCACCGGCCTGCGGCACGACGACGCCCGGCGGGCGGTGAACTACACGGTGCCGTTCGTGGTCTGGGGGCCGGGCGTGGCGGCGGGCGACCTCTACGACCTCAACCCCGACTACCGCGACCCGGGCGACGGGCGCCCCGGCTACGGCCGGGCCCGCCAGCCGGTGCGCAACGGCGACCTGGCCAACCTCTCGCTCGACCTGCTGGGGCTGGGCCCGGTGCCGGGCTCGCAGATGAACGACGAGCAGGACCTCGACGTCGCCGCCTCCTGA
- a CDS encoding SGNH/GDSL hydrolase family protein yields MALPTPSSDRHGTRYLRFAALGDSTTVGLGDPVATSVSPTGWRGWARLLADALATSYDVSFCNLAVTGATAGCVVAGQLDEAVAHRPDVASLIVGVNDTMRSTWDPVRLREDLMGTAEALHGTGALLLSARFHDHGRVLGLPAVLRRPLGARIEAVNEVYDEVHATFGGLRIDLGLQQEVLDRSFWSVDRLHPSELGHRVLAHGFARLLVAEGLTLAPVATTAEGGLATSWRSDLRWCVAEGAPWIGRRARDLGPWAVRTAWHEARAPRGPAGRAEPRALPARAGK; encoded by the coding sequence GTGGCGCTCCCCACCCCGTCCTCCGACCGGCACGGCACCCGCTACCTGCGCTTCGCCGCCCTCGGCGACAGCACCACCGTCGGGCTCGGCGACCCCGTCGCGACCTCGGTCTCGCCGACCGGCTGGCGCGGCTGGGCCCGGCTGCTCGCCGACGCCCTCGCGACGTCGTACGACGTCAGCTTCTGCAACCTGGCCGTCACCGGCGCCACCGCCGGCTGCGTGGTGGCCGGGCAGCTCGACGAGGCGGTGGCGCACCGCCCCGACGTGGCCTCGCTCATCGTCGGGGTCAACGACACGATGCGCTCGACCTGGGACCCGGTGCGGCTGCGCGAGGACCTGATGGGCACCGCGGAAGCGCTGCACGGCACGGGCGCGCTGCTGCTGAGCGCCCGCTTCCACGACCACGGGCGGGTCCTCGGGCTCCCGGCGGTGCTGCGGCGGCCCCTGGGGGCGCGCATCGAGGCGGTCAACGAGGTCTACGACGAGGTGCACGCCACGTTCGGCGGCCTGCGCATCGACCTGGGGCTGCAGCAGGAGGTGCTCGACCGGTCCTTCTGGTCGGTGGACCGGCTGCACCCCTCCGAGCTGGGGCACCGGGTGCTCGCCCACGGCTTCGCCCGGCTGCTGGTCGCCGAGGGGCTCACCCTCGCCCCGGTCGCGACCACGGCCGAGGGCGGGCTGGCGACCTCGTGGCGCAGCGACCTGCGCTGGTGCGTGGCCGAGGGGGCGCCGTGGATCGGACGCCGCGCGCGCGACCTGGGGCCCTGGGCGGTGCGCACGGCCTGGCACGAGGCCCGCGCCCCCCGCGGGCCAGCCGGGCGCGCCGAGCCCCGGGCGCTGCCCGCGCGTGCCGGGAAGTAG
- a CDS encoding ABC transporter ATP-binding protein has translation MIIVDHLTRKYGGFTAVDDVSFTAQPGRVTGFLGPNGAGKTTTMRVMVGLTPATSGSVTIGGHAYRDIPNPGRHVGVLLDASAQHAGRTGREVLTIGARTMGLPDSRVEEMLELVSLTGPESKRRVRNYSLGMRQRLGIAHALLGDPSVLILDEPANGLDPAGIRWMRGLLKGYADRGGTVLLSSHLLHEVEQIADEMILIGRGRVVAQGDKKSLLEGQAASSMVTATDNARLAEVLRAQGVAVSTAGEGLRADCATVDVGRAAAEHGIVLTDLRSGSAGLEDLFLELTAGTQREGHPAAATQQSQPTQQGAPA, from the coding sequence ATGATCATCGTGGATCACCTCACCAGGAAGTACGGCGGCTTCACCGCCGTCGACGACGTCAGCTTCACCGCGCAGCCGGGCCGGGTCACCGGCTTCCTCGGCCCCAACGGCGCCGGCAAGACCACCACCATGCGGGTCATGGTCGGGCTGACCCCGGCCACCAGCGGGTCGGTGACCATCGGTGGGCACGCCTACCGCGACATCCCCAACCCCGGGCGTCACGTCGGGGTGCTGCTCGACGCCTCCGCCCAGCACGCCGGCCGCACCGGCCGCGAGGTGCTGACCATCGGTGCGCGCACCATGGGCCTGCCCGACAGCCGGGTCGAGGAGATGCTCGAGCTGGTCTCGCTGACCGGCCCGGAGTCCAAGCGCCGGGTCCGCAACTACTCCCTGGGCATGCGCCAGCGCCTCGGCATCGCCCACGCGCTGCTCGGCGACCCGTCGGTGCTGATCCTCGACGAGCCCGCCAACGGCCTCGACCCCGCCGGCATCCGCTGGATGCGCGGCCTGCTCAAGGGGTACGCCGACCGCGGCGGCACGGTGCTGCTCTCCAGCCACCTGCTGCACGAGGTCGAGCAGATCGCCGACGAGATGATCCTGATCGGGCGGGGCCGCGTCGTGGCCCAGGGCGACAAGAAGAGCCTGCTCGAGGGCCAGGCGGCCAGCTCGATGGTCACCGCCACCGACAACGCCCGGCTGGCCGAGGTGCTGCGCGCCCAGGGGGTCGCGGTGTCGACGGCCGGGGAGGGGCTGCGGGCCGACTGCGCCACCGTCGACGTCGGCCGCGCCGCGGCCGAGCACGGCATCGTCCTGACCGACCTGCGCAGCGGCTCGGCCGGGCTCGAGGACCTGTTCCTCGAGCTGACCGCCGGCACCCAGCGCGAGGGCCACCCCGCCGCCGCCACCCAGCAGAGCCAGCCGACCCAGCAGGGAGCCCCCGCATGA